In Desulfosporosinus youngiae DSM 17734, the genomic stretch ACTTTAAATTGGTCACGTGAAACTCTGGGAAGATTTATGCCATTTTTAGCAAAAACATATTGGGTGAAACCGGAACAGTCAAATCCTGAGGGTGTAGTTCCGCCGTATACATAGTTTACTCCAATATATTGCTTACCGGTCGCAATAACCGCACTGGCTTTTGAGGCAGGTTTGGCGGCGGCGGTACTTGCTGTTGTTGCCGATTTCTTTGCTGTACTGCTCGTACTCGTTGATCGTGAAGGCTGTGGCTGTACCTTTTTCACCGGAGCTGAAGCGGTTTGAGCCGGGGCTGGCGCGGCTGGTGTGGAAGGTGCAGTTGCAGCCACTTGAGGGCTGGGAGTGGGTTGGGGTTCTGGGACATTCTTGGCAGCTTCAGCCGGCACGACAGCAATGGTTTGAATTTCTTGATTGTCCATTTTTTCGGTGATCGTTGTTGGAGATGTTGTGATAATTGTCACAAAGGAGAATACAGAAATGACTGGAATGACGATCAGAGACCATTTTATAGTTTTAAATGTTTTCAATGTTTTTCAATTCCTTTCGCTGATAAAGTTTAACCAGATAAAGTTTAAGAATTTTATTGTAAAGGGAATCGGATCCTGAAAGAGGTCTAACTCACAACTGAATGGCTTGGCTGAAGTTGTTTCCTAGTATATCGTATATTTAGGAACTTGTCCTTGGTACATGTTGGGTTTAATAGAAAATGAAAACATTCTTGTTCTGTGTTCAGAAAGGACAGATTTGCCTATATCCTTCTCTGAAGTAAGTGCGGCTAAGGGCTGCCGCCTGAGTCTGTGACTTACGCCAGTCAAGGTGATTGGGAGACAGGAGGACGAGGAGACAGAGAGGGAGGGGGTTGTTGACACATTCAAAGAATGTGTCAACAACCCCCTCCCTCTGTCACACGTTCACCGTGCTGAAAGGTTTATTACCTAAGTTGCCGGAATTTTATAACGTGTAGCTTCCAAACTCGCATAAATGCCGAAAAGTATACTTGTTATAAAGATTAAATTGCAGCGATGATCTATGACGATTAAAATGGTGCACTTAGGTTATTAAGATCAAGGCTGCGGCTGCCTGTCGGTGAGCAAGAATTGGGGTACGTGGTGTACAGGGTGATTAATCATAATCAGTTCAGTTTTATAAACGGCAGAAATCGCAGCGGGCTGCAGCACAGTGTGGACTTCTCCGCAGCTCTTAATGCGCCCGTGATCCAGGAGCAGAAGCCGCTCACAGTATTGACTGGCAAGGTTTAAGTCATGCAATACCATAATCACGGTGATTCCCTGGGAGCGGTGCCATTCTCTGACGTGTTCCATTACCAGCATTTGATGTCCGATATCTAAATAAGTGGTCGGTTCGTCAAGAATTAAAATCTGTGGCTGTTGAGCCATGGCTCTTGCCAAGGAAACCATCTGACGTTGTCCGCCGCTTAGGTTATTAACTGGTTTGGTACGTGAGTTCCAGAGATTCAGCTTTTTCAGTACGGCTTCGACAATCTGTTCGTCTTCACGTGATAGGTCGGAAAGGGGATTTAACCATGGATAACGTCCCATGGCAACGACTTCTTCCACCGTGAAGGATAGGGGAGGGATGCCTTCTTGTTCTAAAACGGCTATGAATTTTGCTAGGTCCCGTTTCCGGTAAGAGCCAATCAAGCGATTATTTAAGAGAATTTTCCCCTGGCTGGGTTTTAAGAAGCCGCTCATGGCATGAATCAGGGTGGATTTCCCGCTGCCGTTGGGGCCGATAATCCCAAACGTTTCGCCTGCCTTAACCTGGAATTGGATATCCTGAAGCACGGGGATTGTTCCATACTGGTGCTGAACCTGTATTATATCGAAAAGGCTCATGCTTGCTTCCTCCTCAATCCTTTTTTCAGTAAGTAGGCAAAAAAGGGTGCCCCGATAAATGCGGTTATAACGCCGATGGGAATTTCCCGTGAGGGAATGATGCTTCGGGCCAAGGTATCTGCCCATAATAGAAAGATTCCTCCTGCCAGTGTGGATATTGGTATCAAAATCCGATGGTCAGGGCCAACGATTAAACGCATTAAGTGAGGGACAATGAGACCGACAAATCCGATGATTCCGGCAACCGAAACGGCTGCCCCTGTCAGCAAAGAACCAACGATCAGTACCCAGAGTTTCTTTTTTTCAACCTCCATGCCAAGATGGGTTGCCGCACTTTCACCCAGCGAAATAAGATTAAGGTCGCGTTTTTGGAGGGATAAATAGAGGAACCCAAGGGCGAGATAGGGAATCAGCATCCCCACATCCTGCCAGGAACGGTTGGCTAAACTTCCCATCATCCAGAACACGATTTCTTGCATTTGCTGACCGGATATGGCAATCAAGAAGGAAAGAAATGCCCCAATTAATGATTGAACAACGACTCCGGCAAGAATTAAGGTTTCACGGTCACGTTGACCGTGATGCTTAGCCAATACCATGACAAACCAAAGAGAGAGCAAAGCACCCAAAAACGAAAAAAGCGGCGTGGTTAAGTATCCCGGCAATGAAGACTGTCGGAAAAAGAGGATTGAGGTTGCCGCTCCGAAAGCGGCACCCACAGAAACACCTAAGATGTATGGATCAGCCAAAGGATTGCGCAGCATGCCTTGAAAAGCAACCCCTGTGGAAGACAGCAAGGCACCGATAACAAGTGCCAGGAAAATACGGGGAAGGCGCAGGTCCCAGACGATGGCTTCCTGTGCTAATGACCAGGTTGGGGTCAAGTCCAGGAACGGAAGGTGGCTGATTAAAATTTTCAACGATAGAGTAAAGGGTAAATGAACAGAGCCGATCATAACACTCGCTACTACAGAGAAAAGGAGGAGTGCCCAAAGAGCACCCGTCCATGCTATTCGTTTGATGTTTAGAACTTTTTCCATAATAATTCCACCCTTAAGGATCAGCGTTTTTTAGAGTTGTGAGCTTGATTAAGATGAGAATCCTGATTTTATCCGATGACTGCCAGCCGTAAAACTCCCATCTTCTATAAGTACGAAAGCATCCAGTGGACGCTTTCGCCGAACCGCAAACTAGACAGAACAACTTTAGCGGTGAGGATGAGATAACGGCTGCTACGTCCCTGGATAAGTTCTTCTAAGCTTCAGCTGGAGTAAGTATCCTCTTGGGCAAACTCCATCTGAAGCTAAGAATCACTTGATCGGATTTACTTATAAAGGTCCGGATATAGAGCTTTGGAGATGGACTCTAATCCATCGACAATTCTCGGTCCGGGGCGGGATACCAGATTATTGTCTAAACCTATGACACGTTTATTTTTGACAGCATCGATGGTTTGCCAACCATTACGCGCCAAAATAGTGGCTATAGCATCTTTTTGATAGTAGTCGTAGGTTTCGAAAATAACTTGGGGATTTTTGCTGATGACTTGTTCACTATTATATTGCCCCCAGCCTTGGACATCATCGGCAATATTGATTCCGCCTGCTTTGGTCAGTAATTCATTGAGAAAGGTACCTTGCCCGGGAGTGAAGAGGTTTTCATCCACTTCTGTCCATACCCTCAGACGGTCCGAAGTTTCTATGGAGGCTACTTTTTTGGCAATGGATTGTTGCTTTTCTTTCATGCCGGAAACCAGCTGTTTGGCCTGCTCTTGTGTGTCTGTAAGCTGCCCGAAGGTCTCGATGCTCAGATAGGTCGCTTCGATGGTTTGAGGATCAACGACAAAGATGGGAATGTTCAGATTACGGATTGATTCAACGGTTTTAGGGTTCGTGCCCATTATGCCCATCACAACCAGGTCGGGGTTTAAGGCTAAAATCTGTTCGAGATTGGGATTGACGCCGTCCTGGAAGACGTATTCGACCTTTTTCTGAACATCCGCGGGATAGTCATCCCATTTGGTCACGGCCAAAACGTTTTCTTCTAATCCTAAGGCAAAGAGGGTTTCAGTGGTTGCGGGAACCAGGGAAACGATCCGTTTCGGCTGGGAAGCTATAGTCACACTGGCTCCGGAATCATCCTTTAAGGTTAAGGGATAGGTTGTCTGAGTTGTTTGCGCCTTAGGGACTTCGGCCTGTGGGTTTGACTTGGGTGTTGTGCTCCCGCAACCGGCCAGCAAGGTAAGAGCAACTATTAGGATTAGGAGTGAGCACAGCTTATGTTTAAACATAGTTATCATCCTTTCATTTCATTTAGCTGCGGCAATAGAACCCCCCTTTTATCGTTTGCGATAAAAGGGGGGTAAATCATGGTGCCTGACTGCGTTTAAGCCTATAGCGCCTTAATCCCTTTCCGCGAAGGATATAAGCCCGTTTTGATAAATAGGCAGGTCTCCTGGCTTATGGCTCTGTAGTTCCACGCCTTCCCATCATTCGACAGTGGACTTTGTGGAATACTTCCAATTACAGTGGCGGGACCGCGTCGGTATTTCCGAACTTCCCTTTTCATCCTTCTTACAGCGTAAGTAAGGAAACCTATTTATCAGAGGATATGCTATTCCTTCTATTGTAGTCTATCTTGAGTGAATAGCCAAGAATTTGGAGCATGAATTGCCAATATTTCTTAATTTGATTTGGCGGGTGATTTAGAGTAGCGCCGTCAAGCAGGCAGCACGGGCTTCCCTTTGTCGTTTTGAGTCCAATACACTGGTTACGTCAAGTCCCCTCGTCTAACTAAAAGACACGGGGGGGCTAACCTGCTGTTTCAGCCTAAACTAATACTATTTTTTAAGAAATAAGCAATAAATTAAAAATAGAAGGGCATTGTATTTTTAAATGCCCTTCTTAAAAGTAACAATTTCTAATAATAATATTGAATTGTCTTAGAAGCTTCTTGATTTACGCTTGAAGAAAATGTGAAGTAAATGCCCCAAGGATAACCTAACGAAGGATTGGATGTGGTAATTTGGCTATGTCCGTAAGCAATTCTCATTTGCATATCTCTAACCTTGCCAGCTTTAGTAACTTTTACATAACCAGATCCTGAATCAGCCCAATCATACCAATCCCAATTGGGGTCATGTCCACCAGACATAGCGAACGAAGATTGGGCGCAATTTAAGTTACTTAGGGTAAAGGGCTTGGTGCTTGTCCATGTGGCACCAGTTGTGTTTCGCTTATATCTAACTTTTTGGTATGAGCTTGAAGTTGATGTAACTAATGAGAAGTCAGGGGACCAGCCTGATCCAATTATATCTTGCAACAGCCAAAATGGTTCGCTGGACCAAGACCAGTCAAAAGAAACTGTCCAATACGATCTGTCAAGGGCAGAATCATAAGTCAGGCCGTTGTTTTCAACATTAAGGTTCACAGAAGCTGCTAAAGCAATAATCTCTGCTTCTGTGCCTTGAAAATCCTGAAGTTGCTCAATTTGAACATTACTATAGCCCATGTTTTTTAGAATTTTTTTATCAAGTTTAGACCGTTCTTTTAATCCTTTACCATAATCAAGGTTTTTAAGTTCAGTAATTTGGTTGTCGTCTAAACCCATGTCTTTTAATTCAATATCAGATTTTTGTTTAAGTTCTTTAATGTATTGGTATTCATTAATGGATTTGCTTTCAATTACTTTTTCTTGAGCAAAAGCCGGACTTACTAACGAAATCGAGAGAAGTAGCGTACACAACAATGCTAAGAGTTTTTTCATAAAATAACACGCTCCTCAATAAAAGTAGTTTTAAGATAACTGAATTTTATAAAACTACCACCTCCTATCCGGCAATAAAGCCTTAACCCGATATTTTCCAATACCTCATAACACTCCTTTCACTTAAAGACTGCGATATAGTTTATTGTTCCTACATACTATAGAGGGATTGAACATGTAATAAGGTTACAAAATTATTTTAATAATTTTCTTAGTTAGAAGGATTTCTTCTGATTTTCTTGAATATGTATTTATAGGTATAAAGGCTGGCCCTAGTAATAAGTAATAGATTACCCATAACCTAACAAAGCACAAAATCGTAATTTATATACTTTAAATTGAATATAAGAAGTAACTTTCGATTAAATAAGGGGGGTTAAATAGTGGCGATAATAACAGTTGCAATGACAATGGTGCTATTTTACATCTTGGTTTTTATTTTTGGGGAACCTATTAGTAGCGCCATTTTTCTAAATCGTGGTGGTCCAGATTCTTATTATCATCCAATATATTTGGGAATAATCGTCTTAAGCGGCTTAATTGTTGGATGTACTTATTATCTTGCGAAATTAATTAAAGGTCTTTAATTCTAAGCCGATCAGCGGCAAGGAAGTGACGAAGATCTCACCGGAATTATAGAATGTTGTCTTAGTTAATTTAATTCATAACCTTTTAGACCCAGTACCAGCGAAGCCGTCATTATCTATACTAAGAAAAAGGATGGGATTCATAGTACAAAATGAATAAACTATCCTTTATTTCTTTACTGTATTAATAGCTTAACTATACTAAATAAACAACGTATTATTCATAGTATACAACGTAGCCAGTATGTCCTAGGTTGTTGATCGAACTATCGGATTAGTTGCCAGGGTGCCACGAGGGATACCGGAGCTGAAGGCGAGGATATGCTCGTTGGCATCCCATAGACAACAGCTCATGTAACAGGCTAGAGGCCCGAAGGAATATTTTCCTCCTCAGAGGAAAATATTCCTTCGGGCCAGCATCGAGCGTTGTAACCCTTTCCCGTCAGTCTAAATTTGAGGTTAAAGCCTTATCGGAAGTAAGTTTATACAACCTCTAAATACCAAGGTTTAAAATAAAAGATTTAATCTGTAACCTTTTGTACCACTTTGCCCCTCTATATATCAGAACAAAAGAAAGAGGGGCGATTGTAATGAAGAAACTAATACC encodes the following:
- a CDS encoding C40 family peptidase, which codes for MKTFKTIKWSLIVIPVISVFSFVTIITTSPTTITEKMDNQEIQTIAVVPAEAAKNVPEPQPTPSPQVAATAPSTPAAPAPAQTASAPVKKVQPQPSRSTSTSSTAKKSATTASTAAAKPASKASAVIATGKQYIGVNYVYGGTTPSGFDCSGFTQYVFAKNGINLPRVSRDQFKVGTSVSFNNLQAGDLVFFSLAKNGVVDHVGIYVGNSQFLNASSSKGVTIYTLGAYWKSAFVGAKRVL
- a CDS encoding ABC transporter ATP-binding protein codes for the protein MSLFDIIQVQHQYGTIPVLQDIQFQVKAGETFGIIGPNGSGKSTLIHAMSGFLKPSQGKILLNNRLIGSYRKRDLAKFIAVLEQEGIPPLSFTVEEVVAMGRYPWLNPLSDLSREDEQIVEAVLKKLNLWNSRTKPVNNLSGGQRQMVSLARAMAQQPQILILDEPTTYLDIGHQMLVMEHVREWHRSQGITVIMVLHDLNLASQYCERLLLLDHGRIKSCGEVHTVLQPAAISAVYKTELIMINHPVHHVPQFLLTDRQPQP
- a CDS encoding FecCD family ABC transporter permease, with the translated sequence MEKVLNIKRIAWTGALWALLLFSVVASVMIGSVHLPFTLSLKILISHLPFLDLTPTWSLAQEAIVWDLRLPRIFLALVIGALLSSTGVAFQGMLRNPLADPYILGVSVGAAFGAATSILFFRQSSLPGYLTTPLFSFLGALLSLWFVMVLAKHHGQRDRETLILAGVVVQSLIGAFLSFLIAISGQQMQEIVFWMMGSLANRSWQDVGMLIPYLALGFLYLSLQKRDLNLISLGESAATHLGMEVEKKKLWVLIVGSLLTGAAVSVAGIIGFVGLIVPHLMRLIVGPDHRILIPISTLAGGIFLLWADTLARSIIPSREIPIGVITAFIGAPFFAYLLKKGLRRKQA
- a CDS encoding ABC transporter substrate-binding protein, with amino-acid sequence MFKHKLCSLLILIVALTLLAGCGSTTPKSNPQAEVPKAQTTQTTYPLTLKDDSGASVTIASQPKRIVSLVPATTETLFALGLEENVLAVTKWDDYPADVQKKVEYVFQDGVNPNLEQILALNPDLVVMGIMGTNPKTVESIRNLNIPIFVVDPQTIEATYLSIETFGQLTDTQEQAKQLVSGMKEKQQSIAKKVASIETSDRLRVWTEVDENLFTPGQGTFLNELLTKAGGINIADDVQGWGQYNSEQVISKNPQVIFETYDYYQKDAIATILARNGWQTIDAVKNKRVIGLDNNLVSRPGPRIVDGLESISKALYPDLYK